The sequence below is a genomic window from Vibrio spartinae.
GTTGTCGGCAGGGAACAGGCGGGCGAAGCGTTCGTCTTGCCTGGCACAGAAGGCACGCAGTTTTTCCAGATCGTGAGTTTTGGGCAGATAGTTGGTACACACTAACAAGGTACAGGCGAAAAAGCGTTCTGTGGCTTGATGGAGTTCAAAAGCTGCTTTATTCGTCCATTCTCTGTTCATATGATCTTGGAAAGTGATAAAGAATTGCTCGCCACTTTCGAACCATTGAGTAAAATGCTTCTCGGCAATCTGCCGACTTTCTTCAGCGCTTAAATCGCCCGGCAGTGCCAGCTCGCGACCATCAGCGCTGTACAGCTCGATACCTTGCTCGCGGATATCCTTGAAGAAATAGTGCCCGTCGTGTAGCCACTGATTGACTTCGCCGAGGGTGTGAACAATCAGCCCCAGCGGGGTTTTGGGGATGCGACGGCTGATACGGTCTTCCGCCAGACTCCACAGGGTGAACTCTTCCACCAGTTCGAAGCGATTGACGATCACCAGCACATCATAATCGCTGACATAGCCGTTGGCCGGGTCGTTGACCCAGTTGCCTTTGGCATAACTGCCGAACAGGATAATTTTGTGGATCTTAAAACCGGCTTTTTTGCCGCTTCTTCCGGCGACGTATTCATCCACCACATCGCGCAAAATAGTCGCAATGGTGTCAATATCCTGTTGTTTCCGCTCGGGAAGGTGGTCAAGTGTCTTTTTCATGTCAGGTATCGTACTACGCAGTGAAGGGGGGGTAAATGGCGGTAGCGTCGAGGTTTGGTGTTTGAGGTGAGTTTTGCGTGTGAGTGCAGTTTTTGGTGTAAGTGGGGTGTTGGGGAAGGATGAGGGAAGATGTGTTGAAGCGAATACGAAAATTATAAGATCCACTGAACGAAGGAAAAATTTCAGGG
It includes:
- a CDS encoding HEPN domain-containing protein — encoded protein: MKKTLDHLPERKQQDIDTIATILRDVVDEYVAGRSGKKAGFKIHKIILFGSYAKGNWVNDPANGYVSDYDVLVIVNRFELVEEFTLWSLAEDRISRRIPKTPLGLIVHTLGEVNQWLHDGHYFFKDIREQGIELYSADGRELALPGDLSAEESRQIAEKHFTQWFESGEQFFITFQDHMNREWTNKAAFELHQATERFFACTLLVCTNYLPKTHDLEKLRAFCARQDERFARLFPADNQFHRRSFHRLKRAYVDARYSEHYEITVEELDYLAEEVEKLKVLTEEVCRGRIRA